The Methanosarcina acetivorans C2A genome includes the window ACTTCGTCATAAAGCCAGTGTTCATAATTTGATTCGTTAACCAGGGTGAGTTCGTCTCCCGGAGTGTGTACAAGTACGCTTTTCAGCCTCCCCAGTTCATCGCAGCCGTAAGCGATACTTGATCCGGTTTTTTTCTCCTCCTTCAATTTTTCTATCTGGCAACCCATGTCCAGAACCCCCTTTTGATTTATTATCATTTTCAAATACGTTTTTTTGCCAGGATCATCACATTTGTCCTGTCTTCACTCAGGAAAGCCTTGAGAAGCTCAAACCCGCAGATGTCCAGAAAAGCGAGAATCTGCCCATATGTATATTTGTAGGTAAAACCCATGCGGATGACGTCTCCTTCCTTGAAATCTATGGTCTCTGTCCCTATCCTGATCTCAGCATCTTTCAGGATATTCAGGCTCTTCCGGGTTCTGCAAAGCGTCCCTATTCTGGAATCCACCTGTGCGAGCAAAATCTCGAAATCGAAGTCCTCGGGAGCCATTCCGTACTGAAGCAGAGGATACATATTGAAAAGCACGTTCTCTCTTGAGGCATAGGTTCCCAGGATGGATTTTCTTGCAGCCTGTGTCTCTTCCCCGGATTCCTGTGTTGGGAGAAGGTTGGCATCGAAGAAGAATAGGTCCCCCTGCTCAAGATTTTCATGGACGAGCTGGAGAATGAATTCAGGCTCGTAATTGCAGAAGGTGTTTCCCAGAATGCAGAACAGAACAGGAAGGTGCCAGTGCTTTTTCAGGAGCGGCATGTCCTCGATAAAAGCGACTATCCCTTTCTTTTCCACTGGCAGGTCTTTTACCTCTTCAAGGGCAAGGTCTACAAAATGGCTGTTTATGTCTACGGGATAATAGCGTATTGACACTTTTTCCGAGGCTGGCTTTTCAGTCCGATTTTTCTTTATAAGCTCTTCGAGAAGAATTCTTTCTTTTTCCCCACTCCCTACTCCCACGCTCACAAGGCTCATGCATGCAGGAATAAATCGGACAATCGAAGAGACATTTTCCTCAAGCATGACTTTGAGCTGACGGGCAACAGGAAACATTTTTGCCCCATCCAGTTTCAACCAGTTATTTGCCCCTCCTGAACCTGTATAGAGGAGATAATCGGGCAGTTCGTATTTCTTGAGGCTTTCGTACAGCTTCTCTTCGGGACTTTTCTCACTGATAGTTATGATCTTTTCTTCTTGTTCCGGATCCTGTTCCAATATTGCTTTTCCTCTGCTGTTCACCTTCTCACTTCCGGGGGCTATCCCGTATTAGATGTGCCCTTTACCTGAGCAATTTTCAGATTTCTTGCCTGGATCCGGTTTTTGTTATTTCATTATTCTTTGAAGCACTGCTGGCATTCCATCCTCAGGGCTTCAAGCGGCCCGGCTCCGTTATTTATCCCGACGCTGTAGGCATACCCGCGGCAGCCTATGCATTCTTTGATGTATTCGCAGTTCCCGCATCTGCCTTCAAGTACTTTGTCGATATTCCTTACATATGTGAAGAGCTTGGAGTCATAGATCTCCTTCAGGCTCATCCTGTTCACGTTATAGGGATATTCCCCATTAACCCTGAGTGCTGGATGTTCGTCCAGTTTCGTAGGCGCACAGGGCCTGACATTCCCTTCTATATTGATGTACAGGCTGTAAAGGTGCTGGAGGCAGCCGCTTGCGGTGATAGGGGTATAGGGCAGCCAGTTATACCCGTAATAATTCCTGTCTATCTCAAGAAGTCTCAGCTTGTATTCTTTTATCTCATCGGCTGTGAGCAGCTTATCTTCAAGTTCGTCATTTGCCCTGCCTGTCGGCGTAAGGATCTCCATATTGGGAAAAATATTGTTCTGCCGACAGAAATGCCATATCTCCGCAATCTCTTCAAGGTTCAGCTTATTGCTCACAAAAGAGATTCCCAGGCGGAGTTTTCCGGGCTCTGCGGGTTTTGAAAAGCCTGCTTTCTGGAGGTTTCCAAGTCCGGTCTTTATATCTTTGAAAGCCCCTTCCCTGCCTGCCAGATAGTCCTGGACCTCAGGCTTGAGGGAATCGAGCTTTCCCATAACAGAGGCGTTGTGTTCATACAGGAAGTCTGCAAGCTCCTCTGTCATTAAAATAGTGTTCGAAAACAGCATCGGGACGATTCCAAGGGAATCAATGTAGGCAATCAATTCTCTAAAGTTCGGGTACAGAGTTGGCTCTCCTCCCCCGATCACAACCACAGACCTGATCCCGAGTTCTTTTGCTTCGGATATTATGCGTTTAAGGACATTAAAGTCCGCTATTTTCACCGAGTCCTCCCCGCTCTGTGCATAGCAGTAGCGACAGTGGAGGTTACATGAGGTGTTCGTTTCAAGCCGTATGGCTAAAAGCCTGTTTGAATCCCTCGCTCCATAGGCTTCCTGTGCCCCGTACATGTATCCCCTCAGGATAGGTGGAGGAGAAAACAGG containing:
- a CDS encoding L-histidine N(alpha)-methyltransferase; the protein is MEQDPEQEEKIITISEKSPEEKLYESLKKYELPDYLLYTGSGGANNWLKLDGAKMFPVARQLKVMLEENVSSIVRFIPACMSLVSVGVGSGEKERILLEELIKKNRTEKPASEKVSIRYYPVDINSHFVDLALEEVKDLPVEKKGIVAFIEDMPLLKKHWHLPVLFCILGNTFCNYEPEFILQLVHENLEQGDLFFFDANLLPTQESGEETQAARKSILGTYASRENVLFNMYPLLQYGMAPEDFDFEILLAQVDSRIGTLCRTRKSLNILKDAEIRIGTETIDFKEGDVIRMGFTYKYTYGQILAFLDICGFELLKAFLSEDRTNVMILAKKRI
- a CDS encoding radical SAM protein → MLGKESKNFDALSLFSPPPILRGYMYGAQEAYGARDSNRLLAIRLETNTSCNLHCRYCYAQSGEDSVKIADFNVLKRIISEAKELGIRSVVVIGGGEPTLYPNFRELIAYIDSLGIVPMLFSNTILMTEELADFLYEHNASVMGKLDSLKPEVQDYLAGREGAFKDIKTGLGNLQKAGFSKPAEPGKLRLGISFVSNKLNLEEIAEIWHFCRQNNIFPNMEILTPTGRANDELEDKLLTADEIKEYKLRLLEIDRNYYGYNWLPYTPITASGCLQHLYSLYINIEGNVRPCAPTKLDEHPALRVNGEYPYNVNRMSLKEIYDSKLFTYVRNIDKVLEGRCGNCEYIKECIGCRGYAYSVGINNGAGPLEALRMECQQCFKE